One window from the genome of Cryptomeria japonica chromosome 6, Sugi_1.0, whole genome shotgun sequence encodes:
- the LOC131068704 gene encoding UDP-glycosyltransferase 85A1-like, with amino-acid sequence MAMYGGNDVTVHAVLVPFPAQGHVNSFIHLADLLAARVFFITFVNTKWTEKCMFRSTELKSEQQHSKPNFQFLSFPDGLPPDHGRTTHLGELFTTLAKRGEALEALLRTDSGNGVPPITCVVADCCMSCTVSAAAKMRVPRVVFWPVCAAISIASKYSHSLISQGHIPVKGILLLCF; translated from the coding sequence ATGGCGATGTATGGTGGAAACGATGTCACTGTGCACGCAGTTTTGGTGCCCTTTCCTGCGCAGGGTCACGTCAACTCTTTCATTCATCTCGCCGATCTCTTGGCCGCACGGGTTTTTTTCATCACTTTCGTCAACACAAAGTGGACTGAGAAATGCATGTTTCGAAGTACAGAGCTCAAGTCGGAACAGCAGCACTCCAAACCCAATTTCCAATTTTTGTCGTTCCCGGATGGCTTACCGCCGGATCACGGCCGCACCACCCATCTGGGCGAGCTATTTACAACGCTGGCAAAGCGTGGAGAGGCCTTGGAAGCTCTCCTCCGCACTGACAGTGGGAACGGTGTTCCTCCCATCACGTGCGTCGTGGCAGACTGTTGCATGTCGTGCACTGTATCAGCAGCCGCCAAAATGCGAGTGCCCAGAGTCGTCTTTTGGCCTGTTTGTGCCGCTATCTCTATTGCTTCAAAatactctcattctctcatttcccAGGGCCACATTCCTGTCAAGGGTATTCTTCTGCTCTGCTTTTAA
- the LOC131068703 gene encoding 7-deoxyloganetin glucosyltransferase-like, producing MNGVNNVTVHAVLVPFPAQGHVNALIHFANLLASRGFFITFVNTEWTEKRMFGSAKLKSQLHYSKPNFRFLSFPDSLPPEHGRTSHLGELFIALVKRGDALEALLRKETGNGIPPVTCIVSDGVMSCTISVAANMQVPRVVFWPFCAAASIAQKYAYSLFSQGHIPVKISEGNRPEKMITTLPGNIPALWPSDLISFYREQFTSDPIYEAVLFESRMSDMGEYVLANTFEELEGREAAAALSNKGCPSLSIGPVFLPNFLEGENSTQSNMSMWEEDDSCLHWLDKQRPRSVLYVSFGSLALKSQEQLDELALGLEQSGYAFLWVLRSDIAQGQAAVLPEGFEERTKDRALFVKWTPQLKVLAHPSVGGFLTHSGWNSTVESISMGVPMIGWPYFGDQFLNCRFTKEIWKVGLDFKDVDVDDGRLVRREEIESAVVRVMANEEMQKKAEELKEAARKAVMEGGSSFNNINTFINDMLNRAKAQSQSFK from the exons ATGAACGGTGTAAACAATGTCACTGTGCACGCAGTTTTGGTGCCCTTTCCTGCGCAGGGCCATGTCAACGCTTTGATACATTTCGCCAATCTCTTGGCCTCACGGGGTTTTTTCATCACTTTCGTCAACACGGAATGGACTGAGAAACGAATGTTTGGAAGTGCAAAGCTCAAGTCGCAACTGCATTATTCCAAACCCAATTTCCGATTTTTGTCATTCCCGGACAGCTTACCGCCAGAGCATGGCCGCACCTCCCACCTGGGCGAGCTATTTATAGCGCTGGTAAAGCGTGGAGACGCCTTGGAGGCCCTCCTCCGCAAGGAGACTGGGAATGGCATTCCTCCCGTAACCTGCATCGTATCAGACGGTGTCATGTCGTGCACCATATCGGTAGCCGCCAATATGCAAGTGCCAAGAGTCGTCTTCTGGCCTTTTTGTGCCGCTGCCTCTATTGCTCAGAAATACGCTTATTCTCTCTTTTCCCAGGGCCACATTCCTGTCAAGA TTAGCGAAGGAAACCGTCCGGAGAAAATGATCACTACTCTGCCCGGGAATATACCAGCTCTATGGCCTAGCGATCTCATATCGTTCTACCGCGAACAGTTTACATCGGATCCCATCTACGAAGCGGTGCTGTTTGAATCACGAATGTCTGACATGGGGGAGTATGTGCTTGCGAACACCTTTGAGGAATTGGAAGGAAGAGAGGCGGCGGCGGCGCTTTCCAACAAAGGGTGTCCGTCTCTGTCAATAGGTCCTGTGTTTCTCCCTAACTTTTTAGAAGGGGAGAACTCAACGCAGAGCAACATGTCTATGTGGGAGGAAGACGATAGCTGCTTGCACTGGCTCGACAAACAACGCCCGCGCTCTGTGTTGTATGTTTCCTTTGGCAGTTTGGCCCTCAAATCACAAGAGCAGTTGGATGAGCTGGCACTGGGTCTGGAACAGAGTGGGTATGCCTTTCTGTGGGTTCTTCGCTCTGATATTGCTCAGGGGCAGGCTGCTGTTTTGCCTGAAGGATTCGAAGAGCGAACCAAAGATCGGGCGTTGTTTGTGAAATGGACGCCGCAATTGAAGGTTCTTGCGCATCCTTCGGTGGGAGGGTTTCTGACGCACAGCGGGTGGAATTCGACAGTGGAGAGCATAAGCATGGGAGTGCCCATGATCGGCTGGCCTTATTTTGGAGATCAGTTCCTTAATTGCAGGTTCACTAAAGAAATATGGAAGGTCGGCTTAGACTTTAAGGACGTGGATGTTGACGATGGGAGGTTGGTGAGAAGAGAAGAGATTGAGAGTGCAGTGGTAAGGGTGATGGCAAACGAGGAGATGCAGAAGAAAGCGGAGGAGCTGAAAGAGGCGGCAAGGAAAGCAGTGATGGAGGGAGGTTCTTCTTTTAACAACATAAACACCTTCATCAACGATATGCTCAACCGAGCTAAAGCACAGTCTCAGTCGTTTAAATAG